One window from the genome of Panthera leo isolate Ple1 chromosome D3, P.leo_Ple1_pat1.1, whole genome shotgun sequence encodes:
- the RNF34 gene encoding E3 ubiquitin-protein ligase RNF34 isoform X2, with protein sequence MWASCCGLLNEVMGTGAVRGQQSGFAGGTGPFRFAPNADFSTYPPAPTEGPNIVCKACGLSFSVFRKKHVCCDCKKDFCSVCSVLQDNLRRCSTCHLLQETAFQRPQLMRLKVKDLRQYLILRNIPIDTCREKEDLVDLVLCHRGLGSEDDLDTSSLNSSQSQTSSFFTHSFFSNYTAPSATVSSFQGELMGGDRTLASGALAQVQSEIASANTEEEEEEDDDDDDDDEDDEDDEDDDDEENLEERMPGLSKKRVRASLSDLSSLDEVEGMSVRQLKEILARNFVNYSGCCEKWELVEKVNRLYKENEENQKSYGERLQLQDEEDDSLCRICMDAVIDCVLLECGHMVTCTKCGKRMSECPICRQYVVRAVHVFKS encoded by the exons ATGTGGGCTTCATGCTGTGGGCTGCTGAATGAAGTCATGGGAACTGGAGCTGTCCGGGGCCAGCAGTCAGGATTTGCAGGAGGCACCGGTCCATTCAGATTTGCACCAAATGCTGATTTTTCCACTTACCCACCGGCACCTACGGAAGGGCCTAATATAGTTTGCAAAGCCTGTGGACTTTCATTTTCAGTCTTTAGAAAGAAG caTGTGTGCTGTGACTGCAAGAAGGATTTTTGCTCCGTGTGTTCAGTCTTACAAGACAATCTCCGTAGATGTTCCACTTGTCACTTACTACAAGAGACGGCCTTTCAGCGCCCACAGTTAATGCGACTAAAAGTCAAGGATCTCCGGCAGTATCTCATTCTTCGAAACATCCCCATTGACACCTGTCGGGAGAAGGAAGACTTGGTAGATCTCGTTCTCTGCCACCGCGGGCTGGGCTCTGAGGACGACTTGGACACGAGCAGTCTGAATTCCTCACAGTCCCAGACTTCTAGCTTTttcacacattcatttttttcaaactacACAGCCCCTTCCGCTACCGTGTCTTCGTTTCAGGGAGAGCTTATGGGTGGAGACCGGACCTTGGCATCTGGAGCGCTGGCACAG GTGCAAAGTGAAATAGCTTCAGCaaacacagaagaagaagaagaagaagatgatgatgatgatgatgatgatgaagatgacgaagatgatgaggatgatgacgATGAAGAAAACTTGGAGGAGCGG ATGCCCGGCCTCTCCAAGAAGCGAGTGAGAGCTTCGCTCTCTGACCTGTCGAGCCTTGACGAGGTGGAAGGGATGAGCGTGCGACAGCTGAAGGAGATCCTGGCTCGGAATTTTGTCAACTATTCTGGCTGTTGTGAGAAATGGGAGCTGGTAGAGAAAGTAAACCGGTTAtacaaagagaatgaagaaaaccaaaagtcat ATGGTGAGCGGCTGCAGCTGCAGGATGAGGAAGATGACAGCCTGTGCCGTATCTGCATGGACGCCGTCATCGACTGTGTCCTGCTCGAGTGTGGGCACATGGTCACCTGCACCAAGTGCGGCAAGCGCATGAGCGAGTGTCCCATCTGCCGGCAGTACGTGGTGCGCGCCGTGCATGTGTTCAAGTCCTGA
- the RNF34 gene encoding E3 ubiquitin-protein ligase RNF34 isoform X1: MKAGATSMWASCCGLLNEVMGTGAVRGQQSGFAGGTGPFRFAPNADFSTYPPAPTEGPNIVCKACGLSFSVFRKKHVCCDCKKDFCSVCSVLQDNLRRCSTCHLLQETAFQRPQLMRLKVKDLRQYLILRNIPIDTCREKEDLVDLVLCHRGLGSEDDLDTSSLNSSQSQTSSFFTHSFFSNYTAPSATVSSFQGELMGGDRTLASGALAQVQSEIASANTEEEEEEDDDDDDDDEDDEDDEDDDDEENLEERMPGLSKKRVRASLSDLSSLDEVEGMSVRQLKEILARNFVNYSGCCEKWELVEKVNRLYKENEENQKSYGERLQLQDEEDDSLCRICMDAVIDCVLLECGHMVTCTKCGKRMSECPICRQYVVRAVHVFKS; this comes from the exons GCGGGTGCCACGTCTATGTGGGCTTCATGCTGTGGGCTGCTGAATGAAGTCATGGGAACTGGAGCTGTCCGGGGCCAGCAGTCAGGATTTGCAGGAGGCACCGGTCCATTCAGATTTGCACCAAATGCTGATTTTTCCACTTACCCACCGGCACCTACGGAAGGGCCTAATATAGTTTGCAAAGCCTGTGGACTTTCATTTTCAGTCTTTAGAAAGAAG caTGTGTGCTGTGACTGCAAGAAGGATTTTTGCTCCGTGTGTTCAGTCTTACAAGACAATCTCCGTAGATGTTCCACTTGTCACTTACTACAAGAGACGGCCTTTCAGCGCCCACAGTTAATGCGACTAAAAGTCAAGGATCTCCGGCAGTATCTCATTCTTCGAAACATCCCCATTGACACCTGTCGGGAGAAGGAAGACTTGGTAGATCTCGTTCTCTGCCACCGCGGGCTGGGCTCTGAGGACGACTTGGACACGAGCAGTCTGAATTCCTCACAGTCCCAGACTTCTAGCTTTttcacacattcatttttttcaaactacACAGCCCCTTCCGCTACCGTGTCTTCGTTTCAGGGAGAGCTTATGGGTGGAGACCGGACCTTGGCATCTGGAGCGCTGGCACAG GTGCAAAGTGAAATAGCTTCAGCaaacacagaagaagaagaagaagaagatgatgatgatgatgatgatgatgaagatgacgaagatgatgaggatgatgacgATGAAGAAAACTTGGAGGAGCGG ATGCCCGGCCTCTCCAAGAAGCGAGTGAGAGCTTCGCTCTCTGACCTGTCGAGCCTTGACGAGGTGGAAGGGATGAGCGTGCGACAGCTGAAGGAGATCCTGGCTCGGAATTTTGTCAACTATTCTGGCTGTTGTGAGAAATGGGAGCTGGTAGAGAAAGTAAACCGGTTAtacaaagagaatgaagaaaaccaaaagtcat ATGGTGAGCGGCTGCAGCTGCAGGATGAGGAAGATGACAGCCTGTGCCGTATCTGCATGGACGCCGTCATCGACTGTGTCCTGCTCGAGTGTGGGCACATGGTCACCTGCACCAAGTGCGGCAAGCGCATGAGCGAGTGTCCCATCTGCCGGCAGTACGTGGTGCGCGCCGTGCATGTGTTCAAGTCCTGA